The following coding sequences are from one Carcharodon carcharias isolate sCarCar2 chromosome 11, sCarCar2.pri, whole genome shotgun sequence window:
- the LOC121284196 gene encoding P2Y purinoceptor 8-like yields the protein MANNVSLDNETLEMLSNEMIKSILPAVYLIVAIISLPGNGFSLFLLCKAQPKTPSIIFMINLTITDLVLAIFLPFQSAYHWNGNNWTFGANLCNVVTVLFYANMYCSILTMTCISLDRYVGVVWAMRCARWQTNKYALAVCLGMWALILIVLLPLEINDLTYEVNKLNITTCFDILKKDMLPSKATWAAFLFTLFGILFLIPFSVTVYCYIRIIAKLIKTSTSYVSAQKRRAIGLALIVLLVFITCFAPNNFILLVHIINRIFFHKGVYTAYKITLTLSCLNSCLDPFIYYFASKEFRKKLRVYFRTGNISSQGSITEYRRESILSRSGLRTHQDLEMQFSLNSANGSP from the coding sequence ATGGCCAACAATGTAAGCTTGGATAATGAAACTTTGGAAATGCTCTCGAATGAAATGATCAAGAGCATCCTTCCAGCCGTTTACCTTATAGTTGCCATCATCAGCCTGCCCGGGAATGGGTTCTCCTTATTTCTTCTCTGCAAAGCACAACCAAAGACACCATCTATCATATTCATGatcaacctcaccatcactgaTCTTGTGCTTGCCATCTTTTTGCCCTTTCAGAGTGCGTACCACTGGAATGGTAACAACTGGACTTTTGGAGCTAACCTGTGCAATGTGGTTACTGTGCTGTTCTACGCTAACATGTACTGCTCCATCTTAACGATGACTTGCATTAGTTTGGACCGTTACGTAGGAGTAGTGTGGGCAATGCGCTGTGCCAGGTGGCAGACAAACAAGTACGCACTCGCGGTTTGCTTAGGAATGTGGGCACTCATCCTTATCGTCTTGCTGCCACTGGAGATAAATGATTTGACATATGAAGTTAACAAACTTAATATTACCACATGTTTTGATATTCTGAAGAAGGACATGCTTCCATCCAAAGCGACCTGGGCAGCCTTTCTCTTTACCTTGTTTGGGATTCTGTTCTTAATTCCATTTAGCGTAACTGTGTACTGTTACATTCGAATAATCGCCAAGCTGATCAAGACCTCGACAAGTTATGTCAGTGCACAAAAGAGGAGAGCCATTGGCTTAGCTTTGatcgtgctcttggtgtttataACTTGCTTTGCGCCAAACAACTTTATCCTTCTCGTCCATATCATCAACCGGATCTTTTTCCATAAAGGGGTTTACACGGCCTACaaaatcaccctcaccctcagctgCTTAAACAGCTGCCTCGATCCCTTCATTTATTATTTTGCCTCCAAGGAGTTTCGCAAGAAGCTCAGAGTGTACTTCAGGACAGGAAACATCTCAAGTCAGGGAAGTATAACTGAATACAGGAGGGAGAGTATTCTCTCAAGATCAGGGTTGCGAACCCACCAAGATTTGGAGATGCAGTTCTCTTTGAATTCCGCAAATGGATCGCCATAG